ctcccGAGTTCGtcctgttactctggatttcccgcatgtgcagaatctcttgagtgtGGGAGTTGGGAGGTTTTGTTACAGATGTACCAGTGACCgtgaggccgcacttggattATTCTGTAGAATTTTAGCCTCAGTGATTGTGGACTCCTAGCcccgaaacaggcccttcggcccaactcgtcCTTGTCGATCGTGTTAACCAGCGAACTCGTCCCATCTGCCCGCGTTTGGCCCACAGCTCCCTAAATCCCTCCGACCCATGTACTCATCTACAAGGCCTTAAGATATTTGTAGTTTACTCGCCGCCACCGCCATTTCTGTCAGCTCATTTCAGCCACGTAACACCATTTGTGTGAAGAAATTGTCTAATATCCCTTTCAAAACTCTCTCGTCTAATCTTAAACCCATGCTCTCTTGTTGATAACAACAACCCTCCCCCGGTGTAAAATGCTGCTTTCAGAATATCTATGCCCTTTATTGTGTTTCATACCCCTATCAGGtgaccccctcaatctcctacattccagagaataaagtaCTAGTCTAtgcaacctctccttgtaactcaggccccCAAATTCTGACGACATCCAGGTAAACCATATCTGCGCGCTTTCTAATTAATAACATCTGTAACAGGGTGGCCAGCTCTGTacaaaatattccaagtgcagcctcaccaacgaCTTGTACAACAGAAACATAACTTCTGGACTCCTGTCCGCAAAGCTCTGACTGAAGTTCAGCGTACTGAACATTGTCTTCACTACCTGTCTGCCGCTTTCAATGAGCTGTGCACTCGTACTCCTAGgttcctcttttccaggctccGATCCGCACTTTCTcggtaactgtaacacttcattccccattctgctgttGTTCCTCCTTTACAATAACTCACTGAATCGATGTGATAAAATGATCTGTAAAATGATCAAACAAAACGTAGTTTTTCACTTTACCTCAGTACATTTACCATAATAAACAAATTTACCAATTTTAAAGTTTGCTCTCTGCTTTCAGGCATTGGTGCTGAGAAGTTTGTGGTCATTCAGGACAAGTCCAGCATTGTTGCCACAGAAGGGGAGACGGTGGTTATTCCATGCAGACACAATTTCACGAATAAAGTATGGTCCTACCAGTGGTTTAAAGGAGCCCAAAATGGAATAGAAGTGACCAATGAAACAGCAGAGTACAGAGGCCGCTTCTTCAGACCTCCAGGGGGTGATCCCACCACTAACAGCACAGATGTTTCCCTGCAACTGAAGGACGTGCGGCCGAGTGATTCTGGGATGTACTTCTGCAAGTTGGAGGCAATAAAATGGAAAATGTATGGGGCAGGGACGAATCTCGCAGTGAGAGGTAAGCCAATCATCAAGCATCTCCTTGTCTAAGCAAATCAGACCCACCACCCGAACAGAATTTGGTCAAGGCTGGAAAATGCTGGAGTTACTTAGCAGGTCAGTCAGCTACTGTGAGGAGAGATGCAGCAAAATGTTCAGATCTGTGACCAATCCTCAGGGAAGAGAAGGAGGGTAaacaagaagaaagaaatatCTTGTAAACAATTTTTGCCTAGTGCTGAGGAAAGATCTTCCACTTcaagcattaactctgtttcacttcccacagatgctacctgacctactgagcgtTTCCAGCATatctagttgtttttttttttaccacagatttcccgcatctgcaggtTTTAAATTTTCATTGTTAGAATTTCACACCCTGGATAATGATAAAATCGTTCCAGAACAGAAAatgtgggagagggggtgagtAGTAACAAATCAAACCTTCCCTCCAAGGACTCTGTCTTCTgatttcttgctgcctcagtgaaGCATCCAACATAATGaaggaccccacccacccaggacattctctcgtctcccctctcccattgggcagaagatacaaaagcctgaaaccacAAACTACCAGgcgcaaggacagcttctatcccactgttatcagactattaacTGGTTCCCTGGTATGATcagatgggctcttgacctcataatttacCTCGTTACGGCATTGTCtccctacactgcactttctctgtcactgTTACACTTTACTCTGCTATTGATTTACCGAGTACTACCTCACTCAGCGccatgtaatgatctgatctgaatgaacagtatgcaagacaagtttttcactgtacctcagattATGGGACAATAATGAACTAATACCAATTCCAAAGAGGCTGTTGGTGCTGAAACCTGGAATGAACcaaacacaatgctggaggaactcgtaagtcaggcagaatctaggGCGGGAGATTGAGAGTTGATCTTTCAAAAGGGGACACTCGGCCCATTCTGTCTGTACTGAGTCCATGCACCAACAATTACACGCTTCAGCTTTTCTCCAGAGCCTGGCAAACACCTCCCAGTCAAATACCTCCCTGTTTGCTCTTGGACAGTAACATTATTCAAATGTATACACCGAGTACGCTGTTAGTGGCAAGTTCCTTAACAGTACAAatgagcagaaggatcttggagtccaagtccaaaGTTCCCTTGAAGGGGGCCAGATACGTTAATAGGATGGAAAAGAAGGCTTACGGCTTATTTTCCATAATTACTCAAAGAAATCAgttcaagagttgggaagttgcaTTGCAGCTTTACATAATTATTTAGTTTGCATCtggtattgcattcagttctgttcACCCGTTATAAGGAGGAGGGTGAGGTTTTGGAAAAggagcagaagaggtttaccagcagTCCGTCTGGTTTAGCGGGCAGGTGCTATAAGGGAAGGTTGGACAAatgtgggttgttttctctggagcagcaaaaGCTGAGCAGAGACCTGGTAGAGGTTTATAATTTATAAGAGACACAGACAGAGCAGACAGTTGATATCATTTTCACAGGGAaaagtgtctaataccagagtgaatgcatttatagtgagagggggTCTGTTCAAAGACGTGTGGGCAATTGTTTTACATGGAGAATGGcgggtgcctggaatgctctgGTTGTGGtcgaggtagaggcagatacaatagggcatTGAACAGACTCTTAAACAGGCGCATGGATGTGCAGGAAATCAGGGATGCGGACATTTTGTTAGGAAGGGTTAGTCTAATTGGACATCTGGTCACCAATTAGTTTGTCACAACATTGTTTACCGAAGGGCCCGTTACTGTACGGTATTGTCCAATGTTTTTAAAATAGCAATTGCTGAATTATCCAGTCCATAGCCCAATCACTTTGTTAAAATATTTCTGCTCACGTTTTACCACTTCATTCTTTCAAAGTTTCTACCCCCAATGCCAACTCCGGCTGATGGCAGGATCAGAACCGGAAACGACATCACTAtctgaatcgggtttaatatcaccggctgCCGTTTTAACAGTCGAAGATTATTAAATAGTATTCGTTCTTCTCCATCGAAAGAATTTGAATGTGTTGCTTCTCTTGATGCGGAGACAGCccttgatagggtggagtggtctTACTTATTTGAGGCTTTGGGAAGATGTCATCTTGGCccgggatttatttcctggattaATTTGATCTATCATGCTCCTATAGCTGCGGTTATAACTAATAATAAAAAAGATCTCCCTATTTTAGATTATACAGAGATACACAGCGGGGATGTCGtcttagccctttattatttaacttggctttagaaccccttgctattgctcttacaGATTCTAACACTGTTCAGGGTATTAAAAGAGTGGACAAAATACACAAGGTTTCTTTATATGCACATGTCCTGTTAGTTTATACttcagatcctaggaaatctgttccttctatgttatctatattttctgaattcagtagTTTTACTGAGTATAAATTAGATTTACATAAAGGTGAGTTACTTCCTATTTATAATTACTCGGATCCAAATCATCAAGtaccttttagtattgctaaaaattaaTTTATCTATCTctgtattaaaattactaaaatattGAGGATCTCTATAAATATATTTTTTCCATTAATTGACTACACCGAACAAATCTTTCTAAATGGTCtcctatgacattatcattaataggtAGAATTAATGATAATAAAATGATAGTTTTACCGAAACTCTTATATATTTCAAGCAGttccttcctttgttcctaaaaAGTTTTTTGATAGAATAGAGTATAACATAATATAATAACCTTATCTTATATTGGGAACAATAAAAATCCTAGTTTTTAggatggccaagtggttaaggcgttcgtctagttatctgaAGGTCGCTAGGTCGAGCACTggctgaggcaacatgttgtatccttgagcaaggcacttaaatacattttgctctgcgacgacacaggtgccaagctgtatgggtcccaatgcccttcccttggacaacatcggttcCGTGGAGAGGGAATGCTTGCAGCATGAGCAAATgcaggtcttccatacaaccttgcccaggcctgcaccctggaaactttccaaggtgcaaatcgattgtctcatgagactaacggaacCCTGtaaaataaaaatcctagattgagcaAACCCTgtttgcagaaattaaaaaaggatggtggtatagttttgccaaattttagaatgaacttttgggcaattaatattgggtatattactttttggattcactattcaggtacacatgaatgtccttcatggttggatttggaggaaaactcggtgaaaggattctctttgacctctttactgggagctcctcttccctttttgttttctaagattagtagacaagatTTTAATCCCATTAATAAACATAtgttaagaatttggtttcagtttcgtagatttttgagttaaataattttatcCTTTCTGGTAATATCCATCTCAATATTTTTTAAACtatcaattttggataaggcttttttaaatttggaaaccaagggaataataactttttcagatttgtttttagagGACTGTTTAAGGTCTTTTTCTCAGTTCGTGGATGAATGTGATTTATCTgatgtacacttttttagatatttacaaattaggaactTTTTACGAGGTTTGTTGCCATATTTGTTGCTTATCCACCTCATATGACAAATgctctctttcagtttaaaccatttcaaaaagggttgatagctataatctataaacCGTTATTGAACTCACGAATGacatctaatgataaaattaaatgcgcttgggaatcggaatttcaagagtcattttcagataatcaatggagtaaaacttttcatttggttaataactcatctattgGTGCCCGATATTCCTTGATACAGCTCAAAGTAGTGCATcaggcccatatgtcaaaggataaacgcgcgtattttctccaatatcaatcctatttgtgacagatgtaatactgagctgCCCATTGTAACTCACATGTATTGGTCTTGTATcaagctagataacttttggagagaagtttttaaaatgctatcaaaagttttggatctggatctacaacctCATTTGCTAGTGGCagtttttgggattatcccactGGAAGCAGGAAGTATTCCTGTTTacgctcaacgtatgatagccttttcgaaCCTTACTGACTTGGAGagtcattttattgaagtggcaggattctaatccaccgacagtcttttattggctctcctccattatgtcctgtttaagtttagtgAAAATAAGAaatcggacatttgatacatcctttaaactTGAGCAAATCTGgggaccttttatccaatattttcatttaatttgatttattactctttcaatcttttttcaaaattttagatttgatcagaaagtctttctttctttttggtcgtatcctcaaaatggactgctcagtcccttttttttttgttttttttaacatagTGTAGTGggatttttttcctcttcatttaaaactcaatgttttttttcttttctcttcataaactgataaggggagaattgctattttcatttttttattatatattttatactagtttaacaatatctataaATTTGaaaatgtctatcttaatctcggttggactgttactgatatatatatttgagataattctccacTTGATTGTATTTTTACTCCTTTTAAATCTATAAAAAGATTACTAAAGAAAGAAAGAttctcataacattgcccttttgacacatcttttgtatctcctgctgtaatttgtaatccacatcccgggtgctgtttttggaggcctgtatacaactgacATTAGGGACGTTTTACCCTTgccgtttcttaactcaacccatagagactgtACACCTTGCAATTCtgtgtcatctctttccaatgacttaatgttatttcttatacacagagccacatcaccccctctgcctactaaacTATCTTTCCAATATACCGTacatccttggacgttaagctcccaatggcagccatcctttagccaagtttcagagatggccataaCGTCATATTTGCTGATCTGtcactgaatttcaagatcgtccattttattacctaTGCTGTGTGCATTAAAATACAACACAATCAACCTTGCATGTTATTCtctgcctgcattgcactttccctgtaactgtaacactttattatcCATTCTGCTATTGTTCCTCCTTTGCACGAACTGATTGAATTgatgtgatgaaataatctgtatggatggcagacAAAAcgtagtttttcactgtacctcagtacatgtgaccataataaaccaatttacccatTTTAAAGTTTGCTCCCTGCTTTCAGGCATTGGTGCTGAGAAGTTTGTGGTCATTCAGGACAAGTCCAGCATTGTTGCCACAGAAGGGGAGACGGTGGTTATTCCATGCAGACACAATGTCACGAATAAGATATGGTCGCACCACTGGGTCAAGGGAGCCCAAAATGGAACAGAAGTGACCAATGAAACAGCAGAGTACAGAGGCCGCTTCTTGAGACCTCAAGGGGATGATCCCTCCACTAACAGCTCAGATGTTTCCCTGCAACTGAAGCACGTGCGGCTGAGTGATTCTGCGATGTACTTCTGCAAGTTAGAGTCTAAGGAATGGGAAATATATGGGGCGGGGACGAATCTCACA
The DNA window shown above is from Mobula birostris isolate sMobBir1 chromosome 5, sMobBir1.hap1, whole genome shotgun sequence and carries:
- the LOC140198448 gene encoding tyrosine-protein phosphatase non-receptor type substrate 1-like, translating into MEVGAILWLLTVSSGIGAEKFVVIQDKSSIVATEGETVVIPCRHNFTNKVWSYQWFKGAQNGIEVTNETAEYRGRFFRPPGGDPTTNSTDVSLQLKDVRPSDSGMYFCKLEAIKWKMYGAGTNLAVRGIGAEKFVVIQDKSSIVATEGETVVIPCRHNVTNKIWSHHWVKGAQNGTEVTNETAEYRGRFLRPQGDDPSTNSSDVSLQLKHVRLSDSAMYFCKLESKEWEIYGAGTNLTVRGKSKSFTVTQGQSSIFVREGETD